The genome window GCGACTCGCCCCTGCGGGATGTACGCCGGCGCCGCACGGCCTTTGCAGCTGCCGACCGCTTCGGGGTCGAAGCCGATGAGGCCGCATGACGGACCTCCGACGGAACAGCCGATATTTCAGACCTCTCTTTCAAAAAAAAACATGTCCCATTCCACCGTTCGCTTCGACCTCGACCGTCCGCGCCGCATCGGTCTTCCTGAAGCGGTGTTCTGCGCAGGGAAGCCCCGTTCAGTGCTCATTGAGCTCTTTGAACGCTTCGGGAGTCCCGATGCTGAACCCATTCTCTTCACGCGCCTTGAGCCCGGCTTTTTTGCCGAACTCCCGGAAGACCTCCGGAAGAAATACAACTTCGACCCGCTCTCCCGCACGGCATGGAACGCGAAACTCCCCGCCCGCCCCGGAAAAGCCGCGCTCGTTTCCGCCGGGAATGCCGATGCGAGCGTCCTGCACGAAGCCGCCCGCACGCTCGAATACCTGGGCTACGAAACCGCTTTCTTTGAAGACTGCG of Sutterella faecalis contains these proteins:
- the larB gene encoding nickel pincer cofactor biosynthesis protein LarB; this encodes MSHSTVRFDLDRPRRIGLPEAVFCAGKPRSVLIELFERFGSPDAEPILFTRLEPGFFAELPEDLRKKYNFDPLSRTAWNAKLPARPGKAALVSAGNADASVLHEAARTLEYLGYETAFFEDCGVAGLWRIQSVIDEINACDVVIVAAGLDAALASVMGGLTEKPLFAVPTSVGYGIAEGGMTALRSMLASCAPGVAVFNIDNGYGAACAAARTLRLLTTHSSKEAITQP